One region of Macadamia integrifolia cultivar HAES 741 chromosome 11, SCU_Mint_v3, whole genome shotgun sequence genomic DNA includes:
- the LOC122094311 gene encoding probable UDP-arabinose 4-epimerase 2, translating into MLGLSRNRTQPRTSRSWSFSGMDYADSKRKSTFAGKILLAACLTAMCIIMLKHSPGFNSPSAFSRHEPGVTHVLVTGGAGYIGSHAALRLLKDSYRVTIVDNLSRGNIGAIKVLQEQFPEPDRLQFIYADLGDAKAVNRIFAENAFDAVMHFAAVAYVGESTLEPLRYYHNITSNTLGVLEAMAAHGVKTLIYSSTCATYGEPEQMPITEETPQVPINPYGKAKKMAEDIIFDFSKNSDMAVMVLRYFNVIGSDPEGRLGEAPRPELREHGRISGACFDAALGVIPGLKVKGTDYKTPDGTCVRDYIDVTDLVDAHVKALAKATPGDVGIYNVGTGKGRSVKEFVDACKKATGVDIKVDFLSRRPGDYAEVYSNPSKINHELNWTAQYTDLQESLQIAWRWQQKHRNGYGPPLAMAS; encoded by the exons ATGCTGGGTCTCAGCAGAAACAGAACTCAGCCTCGGACCAGTAGATCTTGGTCATTTTCAG GAATGGATTACGCTGACTCAAAACGGAAGAGCACTTTTGCTGGAAAAATTCTTTTAGCTGCTTGTCTGACAGCTATGTGCATTATTATGCTCAAACATTCACCTGGTTTTAATAGCCCAAGTGCA TTTTCCCGCCATGAACCAGGTGTAACACATGTTCTAGTAACTGGGGGTGCTGGCTATATAGGTTCACATGCTGCTCTTCGACTTTTGAAGGATTCATACCGCGTAACTATAGTG GACAATCTCTCCCGGGGAAATATTGGGGCTATTAAAGTTCTTCAGGAGCAATTTCCGGAACCAGACCGACTTCAGTTTATATATGCTGATTTGGGGGATGCAAAAGCT GTGAACAGAATATTTGCAGAAAATGCATTTGACGCTGTGATGCATTTTGCAGCTGTTGCTTATGTTGGTGAAAGCACACTTGAGCCTCTCAG ATATTATCATAATATCACATCTAATACCTTGGGGGTATTAGAGGCCATGGCTGCTCATGGTGTCAAGACATTAATCTATTCTAGTACGTGTGCAACATATGGAGAGCCTGAGCAGATGCCAATTACTGAGGAAACTCCTCAG GTCCCCATTAACCCATATGGAAAAGCCAAGAAGATGGCTGAGGATATCATCTTTGACTTCTCGAAGAATTCAGACATGGCAGTCATGGTATTGAG ATATTTCAATGTCATTGGTTCAGATCCAGAAGGAAGGTTAGGAGAAGCTCCCAGGCCCGAATTGCGTGAGCATGGCCGGATTTCAGGGGCTTGTTTTGATGCTGCATTGGGGGTCATTCCTGGGCTAAAG GTTAAAGGAACAGACTATAAAACACCTGATGGAACATGCGTTAGAGACTACATTGATGTGACAGATCTTGTTGATGCTCATGTCAAAGCTCTGGCCAAAGCTACACCTGGGGATGTTGGCATCTATAATGTTGGCACAGGAAAAG GTAGGTCAGTGAAGGAATTTGTGGATGCATGTAAGAAGGCCACAGGGGTGGACATCAAAGTCGATTTTCTTAGTCGTCGACCTGGTGATTATGCTGAAGTATATAGCAACCCATCAAAGATCAACCATGAGCTAAACTGGACTGCCCAATACACTGATCTTCAAGAGAGCTTGCAGATTGCTTGGAGATGGCAACAGAAGCACCGAAATGGCTATGGTCCACCCTTGGCTATGGCTTCTTAG